DNA sequence from the Acinonyx jubatus isolate Ajub_Pintada_27869175 chromosome A3, VMU_Ajub_asm_v1.0, whole genome shotgun sequence genome:
GAAGCGAAGGCAAAGCCGTGCCCTTTTAAGCTGTCCCAGCCTCAGAGGTCCGGAACTTTCGTTAGACGTTTCATTGTTTCTCAGGGAGGATTTTAGCCTCCGAGCGTGCCCCGCACAAGCATGGTTGTTACGCACCGGAAGTAGCTTGTTATTTTGCGGGAGTCAGTTCTTCCGCGGGGCGGAAAAGGCAATTAAGCATGTGTTTCTATCTTTTCCAGTCCCCTTTCCTTGCAGGACCCTATGAGCAAGCTGTGGCGGCGCGGGAGCACCTCTGGGGCTATGGAAGCCCCTGAACCGGGTAGGCGCGGGTCGGTAAAGCAAGTTAGGCGTTCTCAGAAAAGGAGTCCCTTTTTTTGCTCTTCCGAGCCTCCGGGGTACTTAGCCAcaggtgggaaggagaaaggcGGAGGTGTTGTTATGGTAACAGCGTGTACCGCGGGAAGAGTGGGCCCCTTCGGGGGTATTGGGTTCTTCAAGGCTTTCCCTGCCCGGCTGTTGTGGTCCACTGTTGACAAGCTTTCCTTACGCAGGGGAAGCACTGGAATTGAGTCTGGCGGGTGCCCACGGCCATGGAGTGCACAAGAAAAAGCAcaagaagcacaagaaaaaacacaagaagaaacaCCATCAGGAAGAGGAGGCTGGGCCGACGCAGCCGTCACCTGCCAAGCCCCAGCTTAAACTCAAAATCAAGCTGGGTGGGCAGGTCCTGGGCACCAAGAGGTGAGGCCAAGAAAGCCAAGGTTTTACTTGAGGAACTTTAGGAGCAAGCAGAGGTAGAAGAAGCTCTCTGGGCTTTCCAATAGAAGAGAATGGACACTGATTTCAGGGCTGAGGTTAAGGTAGCGAGAACCCAAGAGGGTGCAGGGGAGGACTGGAAAAGGCTACCAAGCAGGAGGAGACAACTGCTCAGCTTACACAGTGGTTGCTTTTCTGCAGTGTTCCTACTTTCACTGTGATACCTGAAGGTCCTCGATCACCCTCTCCCCTTATGGTTGTGGACAATGAAGAGGAACCTATGGAAGGAGTCCCCCTTGAGCAGTACCGTGCCTGGCTGGGTGAGAAGGATCTGGAGGTGGGGAAACTGGGTTTCTCATTATACCTGATTAAAGGAGGAGGGTTGGTTCTGAGGATGGTGAGAATTTTGAGTGTCCCAGTATTAACTTGGCTAAATTAGGGTTCCCCATCTGAACAATTTTACTTTTAGCTTTCCAACTTTGCTTTCCAGATGAAGACAGTAATctatccccctccccacttcGGGACCTGTCGGGGGGCTTAGGGGgtcaagaggaagaggaggaacagaggtGGCTGGATGCCCTGGAAAAGGGAGAGCTGGATGACAATGGAGATCTCAAGAAGGAGATCAACGAAAGGCTGCTCACTGCTCGACAGGTAAGTCGGTTCATTCTTTATTCACTTGCTAAACATATATTGAGAATTTGTCATGTCCCAAGAATGTTACTAGGCAGTGGGGATATCGATggtgaaaaaaagacagaaaaggtttctgttctcatggagtggtattcgtgtgtgtgtgtgtgtgttggggggagaggggtaagtaaataaataattttgaagagcACGGTTTATAACAAAGATAGGGTGATGAAATAGAAAGTGGTGGAGAAGAAATGTTAGATAGTGTAgtcagggaagacctctctgaAGAAAGTACATTTCCAATACCAGGGGAGCTTTTCAGGCAGAGACCAGCAGGTGCAAAGACCCTGAGAGTGGAACATGCCTAGTACTggtcaaggagaaaaataagtgtGACTAAGCCATAAGTATTGTTTGCAGGAAAGTGAtacatttgatttatattttggtaGATTACTTTGGCTTCTTCGTGGAGGTAAGGAGTAGAAGCAACATCTGCCAGGAAGCTGTAGGAATCAGGTGAAAGATGGGGTGGTGGCTTGAACCAAGGCGAAATTGTGGAGAAGGAGGAAATCAGATGGATTCTGGATCTATTTTGGAAATAGACACCTGTTAGGAGTCAGGGAAGGGGTAGCAAAGGAGTCAAGGGTAACCCTGAGTTTTGGGCTTGAGCAGTTATCCAATTGATGCTCTCCACTGAgatgaaaagatttaaaacagcaacaaaacaaaacaaaaccaccctgGAGAGGTGGTAAACAAAGTTTGGGGGCAGGCAGGAAATATTACTAATGCTTTTCTTGAGAGTCAAGGGTCGAAAGACGAAAGTCTGGGGATCTGGGAGGAGGCAGTACTAAAAGGCACCTGGAGAGGTGCTCATTCCACTTCTCTCAAGTCCAGCACTCCTCAAAGACCCTGCTTTCCCTGCCTTCGTTTGTTCAGAACTCCTCTCTCTGACACCCCTCGGTCTGTCTCTCCAGCGAGCTCTGCTCCAGAAGGCGCGGAGTCAGCCTTCTCCGATGCTGCCACTGCCCGTGGCTGGGGGCTGCCCTGCCCCGGCACTCACCGAGGAGATGCTGCTGAAGCGCGAGGAGAGGGCGAGGAAGAGACGGCTGCAGGCGGCTCGGCGGGCGGAGGAGCACAAGAACCAGACTATTGAGCGCCTCACTAAGACTGCGGCGCCCAGCGGACGGGGAGGCCGAGGGGCAGCGAGGGGCgagcggcggggcgggcgggccgTGGCCCCAGCCCCCATGGTGCGCTACAGCAGCGGGGCACAGGGTTCCACCCTTTCCTTCCCACCCGGCGTTCCCGCCCCCGCGCCAGTGTCTCAGCGGCCATCCCCATCTGGCCCTCCTCCTCGATGCTCCGTCCCGGGCTGCCCTCACCCGCGCCGCTACGCCTGCTCCCGCACGGGCCAGGCGCTCTGCAGCCTTCAGTGCTACCGTATCAACCTGCAGATGCGGCTTGGAGGGCCCGAGGGCCCCGGATCTCCCCTTTTGGCTACTTAAGGTCCTTACTTAACCCGGACTCTgcgccctctcccctgcccccattttcattattttccccaCCCTATTAAATTTCATCCGGTGCCTCAACTTGTACAGAATTGGGGGAATGGGGTATGGGCAGGTCAATTCCTCGCACACACGATGCCCTCACGGGAGCTTGCATCAAGCCCCGGGAAACGACCACTAGGCCTAAAGAAGACTGACCGATCTGCCCCCCAAACTTGGGCGGACTTTtgggaccccccctcccccgcctcttcATCGGAGTTACCTGGCTTGGTTGGGCCTTCGGCGTCATCCCGAAAATAGCGCTCAAGCCAATCAGCAGAAACTTTGCTTTTCTGGGCGGCCGTTCATTGGTTGATAACGCAGAGCCCGTTCTGTTGTCCATATTGGCTATTGTCGCTGTCAGTCAGGGCCGTGGGTCGAACCTTACCCCACTCTTTGTCTGTGTAAGCTCTTGTTGtctgggagagtggcagaggcaCTGCTGTAGATTGGTCACTGGGAGAAACCTCTGGTCCGTTGCTATTGGCCCGCCCGCCGGCGGGCGTTGCTGATTGGTAGGACCGAGCAATCTGGGTCCTAGTTGGCAGCGCTCTCCCCGGATGGAAGCTCCGGCCGCGGAGTGATGGTGGCGGCAGAGAAGATGGGCCGGGCAGGGACCATGGCAGAGGTGgcaggggcggggcgcctggcAATAGAGGAGGCTGTGGTCTACAGGGGGCTGTAGGTGGAGGCATGGCTCAGGCCAGCAGCGGGAACGGCAGCGAGGAAGCCTGGGGGGCACTTCGGGTGCCGCAACAGCAGGTATCCCAACTGTTCCAAAAGCCTATCACGAcagccatttatttctcttttccctttccttgtccCTTCCTTTTGCGGGGTTGGGGAGGAACTCAGGTAGCCAAAGGTACTGTGAAGTTCCTAAACATGTCCCTTCTACTCTGTCTAAACTTTGTAACGTAGATGCAGTTGACTTTGCCTGCAGCTTCTTAGACCCCATCCCATGGCTGCAGTGGAAGCTTGCAGTGGCTCTCCAGTGACCAGAGGCATAGTGAGGCCCAGGGAAGCTCCCTCTGTCTTGCAACAGTTATTTGTGATGTTTTTCTGTGTGCGTGTTGTCACAACAGAGTCGGGCAGCGTCTTCTCTTGAGGGAGCAATTTGGAGAAGAGCTGGAACCCAGACTCATGCCCTGGATGCCATCGTTTATCATCCACAGCAGTCCCATCTGGTTGGGAGCATTGCTCTGGGTCTCATATGGCCCTTCCTATACCCTAGGAAGCCTGAGACCCAAGGGTGGAAAGACccagcttgggggtggggaggcaggcccCGGGAGGATAATGAAAGCATCTTAACATTGGAAATTACCTTAAACCCCTTACCTATTGTCTGAGACTTTGAGATGGCTCAGActgccctctggcttctgccCAGACACTCTGTTAACAGAAAACACCCTGGGGAGCCAGCCTGAGTGTGAGAGGTCTCCTATATGCAGAACTGAAATCTGCCTCTTTGTATGTCCACACTGTGCATTTAGTTCTCTAGATAGATACTTGCTATTCCAAATGCCTTCACGGGCCTTCACGTTGACAGCCCTTCTGACATTTGAACACTCCTCTCTCCATCACTCTTCCCCTCCGCATAGGTCTCTGAGCTCAGCTTGGTTCACAGGGTGGGACTGTGTCCGTGCAtgcagcggggtgggggtggacagtGCCTGGGGCTGGAATCTCCCTTGGTTCTAAGTGCCTCCTTGCTCCCAGCTTCGAGAGCTGTGCCCAGGAGTGAACAACCAGCCCTACCTCTGTGAGAGTGGTCACTGCTGCGGGGAGACAGGCTGCTGCACCTACTACTATGAGCTCTGGTGTGAGTCTCCAAGGGGGCTATTCTCGGGTCCTTCTGCCCACCTGCCCTTGGGCCTCAAAATTCCAGTCTTCATGGACCTTTCTCTGCATGGGAGGTATCTAAGACCCTCCCTCACCCCTTGCAG
Encoded proteins:
- the INO80B gene encoding INO80 complex subunit B: MSKLWRRGSTSGAMEAPEPGEALELSLAGAHGHGVHKKKHKKHKKKHKKKHHQEEEAGPTQPSPAKPQLKLKIKLGGQVLGTKSVPTFTVIPEGPRSPSPLMVVDNEEEPMEGVPLEQYRAWLDEDSNLSPSPLRDLSGGLGGQEEEEEQRWLDALEKGELDDNGDLKKEINERLLTARQRALLQKARSQPSPMLPLPVAGGCPAPALTEEMLLKREERARKRRLQAARRAEEHKNQTIERLTKTAAPSGRGGRGAARGERRGGRAVAPAPMVRYSSGAQGSTLSFPPGVPAPAPVSQRPSPSGPPPRCSVPGCPHPRRYACSRTGQALCSLQCYRINLQMRLGGPEGPGSPLLAT